One window from the genome of Chloroflexaceae bacterium encodes:
- a CDS encoding citrate synthase, producing the protein MTSLSRGLEGVIAAQTGISFIDGANGRLFYRGIDINELVEHSTFEETTALLWYGDLPTARQLDSFKRKMVENRLVPNEIIALLLLLPRKTSPMGVLRTAVSALAPFDPETGDNSLEANVNKSIRLTAALPTIVAAWERIRNGLWPVTPSEHLDHAANFLYMLTGVEPDPETARVLDRCLILHADHGLNASTFAARITASTLSNLHSAIVSAIGTLKGPLHGGANEQVMRMLLEIGNPERVDQYMRGALAAKKKIMGFGHRVYKADDPRALWLRRLAAHLADRTGNRRWFDMSERIRAIVQAEKALPVNVDFYSASVYYTLGVPIDLFTPIFAISRVAGWTAHVYEQYSDNRLIRPEAEYIGPLDVPYTPIEQRD; encoded by the coding sequence ATGACGTCGCTAAGCCGAGGGTTGGAAGGGGTCATCGCCGCGCAAACCGGGATCAGCTTCATTGATGGGGCGAATGGGCGCCTGTTTTACCGCGGCATTGACATTAATGAACTGGTCGAGCACTCGACGTTCGAGGAGACCACCGCCCTCCTCTGGTACGGAGATCTGCCCACCGCCAGGCAACTCGACAGTTTCAAGCGCAAGATGGTTGAAAACCGCCTTGTGCCCAACGAGATCATCGCCCTGCTGCTGCTGCTGCCCAGGAAAACCTCGCCAATGGGCGTGCTGCGCACGGCCGTCTCCGCGCTGGCGCCGTTCGATCCCGAAACCGGCGACAACTCGCTGGAAGCGAATGTTAACAAGTCCATCCGTCTGACCGCCGCACTGCCGACAATTGTCGCCGCGTGGGAGCGCATCCGCAATGGCCTGTGGCCGGTCACTCCCAGCGAGCATCTCGACCACGCCGCCAACTTCCTGTACATGCTCACCGGCGTCGAACCCGACCCGGAGACGGCGCGCGTGCTCGACCGGTGCCTCATTCTGCACGCCGATCACGGCCTGAACGCCAGCACCTTCGCCGCCCGCATTACGGCCTCAACGCTCTCGAACCTCCATAGCGCGATCGTCTCGGCTATCGGCACTCTCAAGGGGCCGCTGCACGGCGGAGCCAATGAGCAGGTGATGCGCATGTTGCTCGAAATCGGCAATCCCGAGCGCGTCGATCAGTACATGCGCGGAGCGCTGGCCGCCAAAAAGAAGATCATGGGCTTCGGTCACCGCGTCTACAAGGCCGACGACCCCCGCGCGCTCTGGCTGCGACGCCTGGCCGCCCACCTGGCCGATCGCACCGGCAACCGGCGCTGGTTCGATATGAGTGAGCGTATTCGCGCCATCGTACAGGCGGAAAAGGCGCTTCCCGTCAATGTTGATTTCTACTCTGCGTCGGTGTACTACACGCTGGGGGTGCCGATTGACCTGTTCACCCCCATCTTCGCTATCAGTCGCGTCGCCGGGTGGACGGCCCACGTCTATGAACAGTACTCCGACAACCGCCTTATCCGTCCCGAAGCCGAGTACATCGGTCCGCTCGACGTGCCGTACACGCCGATCGAGCAACGTGATTAG
- a CDS encoding roadblock/LC7 domain-containing protein has protein sequence MRRIVEDLIRVEGVIGSLLVGKDGLVVASTLLDEEDAEILGAMSAAVFGEIDKATKRIGVGTLVDAIIDAKDGSILLLEARELILVVITQRVVNLGLIKMEMRRAAKRIGEAVPI, from the coding sequence ATGCGTCGCATCGTCGAAGACCTGATCCGGGTTGAGGGGGTGATCGGCAGTCTTCTCGTCGGTAAAGACGGGCTTGTTGTCGCCAGCACGCTCCTTGACGAGGAGGATGCGGAGATCCTCGGAGCGATGTCGGCGGCCGTCTTCGGCGAGATTGACAAAGCCACCAAACGTATCGGCGTGGGCACGCTGGTTGACGCGATTATTGACGCTAAGGACGGCTCTATTCTGTTGCTGGAAGCACGGGAGTTGATCCTGGTGGTAATCACGCAGCGCGTTGTCAACCTGGGCCTGATCAAAATGGAAATGCGTCGGGCGGCCAAACGCATCGGCGAGGCCGTGCCGATCTGA
- the rodA gene encoding rod shape-determining protein RodA, with amino-acid sequence MEPRRWREYNWPLLICVLVLLVIGTLAVYSATLTAVTFNGTPLKILFPRQLLYICIGLAGMTLATLLDYRLLSSLARPIFVVMIGILGIVHVVGQVSGGAQSWIAIGERTVQPAEPAKLALVLVLAAYFQHFEARRESWPVQLGALALSLLPTLLVLLQPDLGTALVMLGIWLAMAWGSGMRAQQFAALALLAVPLLYVTWTTDLLLDEYQRRRLLTFFYLLTDPARVNRDDAYNVMQALNAIGQGGWFGSGLTHGIFSQGNYVPVQHTDFIFAVIAEEMGFIGALVLIIFQALLLWQALNIAGQARDLFGRLLALGVFTMLFIHVVINIGMNLSLLPVTGLPLPLISHGGSFTITVLVAIGLVQSVALRRRRIVF; translated from the coding sequence ATGGAACCACGTCGCTGGCGCGAGTACAACTGGCCCCTGCTCATCTGCGTGCTGGTGCTGCTGGTCATTGGCACGCTGGCCGTGTACAGCGCCACGCTCACCGCGGTAACCTTCAATGGCACGCCGCTGAAGATCCTGTTTCCCCGCCAACTCCTCTATATCTGCATCGGCCTGGCAGGAATGACCCTGGCCACCCTGCTCGACTACCGGCTGCTCTCCAGTCTGGCCAGACCGATCTTCGTTGTGATGATCGGCATTCTGGGCATCGTCCACGTGGTGGGCCAGGTGAGCGGCGGGGCGCAGAGCTGGATTGCCATCGGCGAGCGCACGGTGCAACCGGCCGAACCGGCGAAACTGGCGCTGGTGCTGGTCCTGGCGGCCTACTTTCAGCACTTTGAGGCCCGGCGCGAAAGCTGGCCGGTGCAACTGGGGGCGCTGGCGCTCAGCCTGCTCCCCACCCTGCTGGTGCTGCTACAGCCCGACCTTGGCACGGCCCTGGTGATGCTGGGCATCTGGCTGGCGATGGCCTGGGGCAGCGGGATGCGCGCACAACAATTCGCCGCGCTGGCGCTCCTGGCCGTGCCGCTCCTCTACGTCACCTGGACCACCGATCTGCTGCTCGACGAGTACCAGCGACGGCGCCTGTTAACCTTCTTCTACCTGCTCACCGACCCGGCCCGGGTGAACCGTGACGATGCCTACAACGTCATGCAGGCGCTCAACGCCATCGGTCAGGGAGGCTGGTTCGGCTCAGGGTTGACGCACGGCATCTTCAGCCAGGGCAATTACGTGCCCGTCCAGCACACGGACTTCATCTTCGCGGTGATCGCCGAGGAGATGGGCTTCATCGGCGCGCTGGTGCTGATCATCTTTCAGGCGCTGTTGCTCTGGCAGGCGCTCAACATCGCCGGGCAGGCACGTGACCTCTTCGGGCGGCTGCTGGCCCTGGGCGTGTTTACCATGCTCTTCATCCACGTCGTGATCAATATCGGGATGAACCTGAGCCTGCTGCCGGTCACCGGCCTGCCGCTGCCGCTGATCTCCCACGGCGGAAGTTTCACGATCACGGTGCTGGTGGCGATCGGGCTGGTGCAGAGCGTGGCGCTGCGGCGGCGGCGGATCGTATTTTGA
- the ndk gene encoding nucleoside-diphosphate kinase: MERALIIIKPDAVQRGLIGPILTRLEQRGLKFVGLKLMQVDEALARRHYAEHEGKAFFEGLVSYITSAPVVVGVIAGKPGTVEMIRATVGATNPARAAPGTIRGDFGVDIGRNLIHASDSPESGERETAIFFKPEELIGDWSRAVDPWVVE; this comes from the coding sequence ATGGAGCGTGCACTGATCATCATCAAGCCCGACGCCGTGCAGCGCGGCCTGATCGGGCCAATTCTCACGCGCCTGGAGCAGCGGGGGCTGAAGTTCGTCGGTCTGAAACTCATGCAGGTAGATGAGGCGCTGGCCCGCCGACACTATGCCGAACATGAGGGAAAAGCCTTCTTCGAGGGACTGGTGAGCTACATCACCTCCGCGCCGGTAGTAGTGGGGGTGATAGCGGGCAAGCCCGGCACAGTCGAGATGATCCGCGCCACGGTAGGCGCGACCAATCCGGCCAGGGCCGCCCCCGGCACGATCCGGGGCGACTTCGGCGTTGACATCGGGCGGAACCTGATCCACGCCTCCGACTCGCCCGAAAGCGGCGAGCGCGAAACGGCCATTTTCTTCAAGCCCGAGGAACTGATCGGCGACTGGAGCCGTGCGGTTGATCCGTGGGTGGTGGAGTAA
- a CDS encoding Lrp/AsnC ligand binding domain-containing protein: MEAKAYVLIEAESGHVAEVLTALRTIEGVSAADAVTGPYDIIATVQTPDPRNIGRLVMNQIQGVEGIKRTVTCIVIG, translated from the coding sequence ATGGAAGCGAAAGCCTATGTGTTAATCGAAGCCGAGTCCGGGCATGTCGCCGAAGTGCTTACCGCCCTGCGCACCATCGAGGGCGTGAGCGCCGCCGATGCGGTTACCGGCCCCTATGATATTATCGCCACCGTGCAGACTCCCGACCCCCGCAATATTGGCCGGCTGGTGATGAACCAGATTCAGGGCGTCGAGGGCATTAAACGCACGGTGACGTGCATTGTGATTGGCTAG
- a CDS encoding ABC transporter ATP-binding protein, translating into MASRSHLDPTLRRRLRWAFRGALALATFAILIGALFNILIGYALGAIPADAGIAFWAWFLLRSALAWGGGGLFFGAVLGAFASMIWRDENAA; encoded by the coding sequence ATGGCATCCAGGTCGCACCTCGATCCAACCCTGCGCAGGCGCTTACGCTGGGCCTTCCGCGGCGCGCTGGCCCTGGCGACCTTTGCCATTCTCATCGGCGCGTTGTTCAATATTCTGATAGGCTACGCCCTGGGGGCCATCCCCGCCGATGCCGGAATAGCCTTCTGGGCCTGGTTCCTGCTCCGCTCCGCCCTGGCCTGGGGCGGCGGCGGCCTCTTCTTCGGGGCGGTGCTGGGCGCCTTCGCCTCGATGATCTGGCGGGACGAAAACGCCGCCTGA
- a CDS encoding tetratricopeptide repeat protein, which translates to MATMSLQAAYDQARSYLEANKVEQAIGVAQHILEHFPESLEAHRILGEAYLAGRQFEQAEAAFTRVLRADPEDIPAHVGLGITFERQGKLDQAVAEFEQALEVRPDMPELRSQLLRLYTDIWGSEGATLRLSRPGLARLYAKGHMLPQAIQEYRGVIEEQPERFDARVGLAEALWRNQQEQQAAEVCGEILALRPDVLKANLLLGYIKLASGDPDGERFWRQAQRLDPYQHVARTLFETLPDLPAPAVQIPAWDETAWAERRTREAAERRAREEAERRAAQAAVAAAAVATVQQQPERPTPAWSAAEPSIADQGGFDADDLLASLLAMEPPVPTERGVDLDTSSGVVPFSLEDIDSAAPQLYATPTAEPELEPFSLADLGLSEEEIAQLRAEPEPLSPPPAVALPASLAETPTDDLDETGQIQAGFETGKPELEPLSLEELGLSSEEIAQLEAAAGEAAESAAEPELTPFSLEELGLSPEEIAQLEAARTGAEAPPAEPELTPFSLEELGLSPEEIAQLEAARTGAAGEREASPSSRNQQENLSRGSSTFGAVAETPTAAENDLGEITPFSLEEFDLDAPNFEPGEGELPPSLRPFSIDEPPATTTPPPAEEEAEPKAAYSWQQPAAKSQPGFASRQEEETHGQESIFDRLKARAAALPLQEPEPLRPIADEELAQSDYFSHDDVSLREDEPAGQNRFVGGFRLPKEDVPISEASPAPGATERVKEPPPAEPELTPFSLEELGLSPEEIAQLEAAAQAAAPSAPEPPPAEPELTPFSLEELGLSPEEIAQLEAAAQAAAPSAPEPPPAEPELTPFSLEELGLSPEEIAQLEAAARGELPSPATGDTIVPGWSRGEEPELQPFAPDELSINAAASGAELDLSGLKPFAPEDFGATVQPSAPDEALPEDIEPFSFEDLDLGDIESFDGQTASRELGLSAEELEGLDLGQFETILNEHYDTHATPSNQGDAALERLMSLGRRQGYVDLTDIIAVVSDPEAEADRIEAIGWALHRAGIQIRDGDEIIDMEEVEAEGESEAVAPTAEAELTPFSLEELGLSPEEIAALGLTEATAEAAPAAPPAEPELTPFSLEELGLSPEEIAQLEAARAAAEAAPAAPPAEPELTPFSLEELGLSPEEIAQLEAARAAAEAAPAAPPAEPELTPFSLEELGLSPEEIAQLEAARAAAEAAPAAPPAXXXGLSPEEIAQLEAARAAAEAAPAAPPATEEEADLFDFDLAGAPPVEKVTRRTAPRVEEPPPALDPADAAFQPEPLDSLDDIWQTPLPAPPTPSVAREEPPREAPARGEPIASSVAAPAPPARSSAAPTPRREGERLISRGRDEERFARREAARVREPGSRRGRATLTMRLSDLTPTGDATLDEYLRQLEGDPENSGLALAIGRLCAQTSRAEVMVMAYRSLIRAGRDLDLLTEELESLIDVISDGDVQRQIFRLLGDAYAKQGRSRDAIAAYGQVFTR; encoded by the coding sequence ATGGCGACGATGAGCCTGCAAGCTGCATACGATCAGGCCCGCAGCTACCTTGAAGCTAATAAGGTCGAGCAGGCGATCGGTGTGGCTCAGCATATCCTGGAGCATTTCCCGGAGAGCCTGGAGGCTCACCGCATCCTCGGCGAGGCGTATCTCGCCGGGCGACAGTTCGAGCAGGCCGAGGCAGCGTTTACGCGCGTGTTGCGCGCCGACCCGGAGGATATTCCCGCCCATGTCGGCCTGGGCATCACGTTCGAACGGCAGGGCAAGCTCGATCAGGCGGTCGCCGAGTTTGAGCAGGCCCTTGAAGTGCGCCCGGATATGCCCGAACTGCGCAGCCAGCTCCTGCGCCTCTACACCGATATCTGGGGCAGCGAAGGCGCCACCCTGCGGCTGAGCCGGCCCGGCCTGGCCCGCCTCTACGCCAAGGGGCATATGCTGCCGCAGGCCATCCAGGAATATCGCGGCGTTATCGAAGAGCAGCCCGAGCGCTTCGACGCCCGCGTCGGCCTGGCCGAGGCTCTCTGGCGCAACCAGCAGGAGCAGCAGGCTGCAGAGGTGTGCGGCGAGATCCTGGCCCTGCGCCCCGATGTGCTGAAGGCCAACTTGTTGCTCGGCTATATTAAACTGGCCTCCGGCGATCCCGATGGCGAGCGGTTCTGGCGTCAGGCCCAACGCCTTGATCCCTACCAGCACGTCGCGCGCACCCTCTTCGAGACCCTTCCCGATCTGCCTGCACCTGCGGTGCAGATTCCCGCCTGGGACGAAACAGCCTGGGCCGAGCGGCGCACCCGGGAAGCGGCCGAACGGCGCGCCCGGGAAGAGGCCGAACGCCGTGCGGCCCAGGCCGCGGTTGCCGCCGCCGCCGTGGCGACCGTTCAGCAACAGCCGGAGCGCCCGACGCCCGCCTGGAGCGCCGCCGAACCCTCCATCGCCGATCAGGGCGGCTTTGACGCTGATGATCTGCTCGCCAGCCTGCTGGCGATGGAACCTCCTGTGCCTACGGAGCGCGGGGTGGATCTGGATACGTCCAGCGGGGTCGTCCCCTTTTCGTTGGAGGATATTGATAGCGCCGCTCCGCAACTATACGCGACGCCAACCGCCGAGCCCGAGTTGGAGCCGTTCTCGCTCGCTGATCTCGGCTTGAGCGAAGAGGAGATCGCTCAGCTACGCGCCGAACCTGAGCCGCTTTCGCCGCCGCCAGCAGTGGCCCTGCCCGCCAGCCTCGCCGAGACGCCCACCGATGATCTGGACGAAACCGGCCAGATCCAGGCCGGTTTCGAAACCGGCAAGCCTGAACTGGAACCTCTCTCCCTTGAAGAACTGGGCCTTTCTTCAGAGGAGATCGCCCAGCTTGAAGCCGCTGCGGGTGAAGCGGCCGAGAGCGCCGCCGAACCCGAGTTGACCCCCTTCTCCCTCGAAGAACTCGGCCTCTCTCCCGAAGAGATCGCCCAGCTTGAGGCCGCCCGGACCGGCGCTGAGGCTCCGCCCGCCGAACCCGAGTTGACCCCCTTCTCCCTTGAAGAACTCGGCCTCTCTCCCGAAGAGATCGCCCAGCTTGAGGCCGCCCGGACCGGCGCTGCCGGCGAGCGGGAAGCCTCGCCATCCTCACGCAATCAACAGGAGAACCTATCAAGGGGGAGCAGCACGTTTGGCGCCGTTGCCGAAACACCGACAGCGGCCGAGAATGATCTGGGGGAAATTACCCCCTTCTCGCTGGAGGAGTTTGATCTCGACGCCCCAAACTTTGAACCGGGTGAAGGCGAGCTGCCGCCTTCGCTGCGTCCGTTTTCGATTGACGAACCACCGGCGACGACGACCCCTCCACCGGCTGAGGAGGAAGCGGAGCCGAAAGCGGCCTATAGTTGGCAGCAACCTGCGGCTAAGTCCCAGCCTGGCTTCGCCAGCCGGCAGGAGGAGGAAACCCACGGTCAGGAAAGCATTTTTGATCGGCTAAAGGCGCGGGCCGCCGCCCTTCCGCTCCAGGAGCCCGAGCCGCTGCGTCCGATTGCAGATGAAGAGCTTGCGCAGAGCGATTATTTCTCCCACGATGACGTTTCACTGCGCGAGGATGAGCCCGCCGGGCAGAATCGCTTCGTGGGCGGCTTCCGGCTCCCCAAAGAGGACGTTCCGATCAGCGAGGCGTCCCCAGCGCCGGGCGCGACCGAGCGGGTTAAGGAGCCGCCGCCCGCCGAACCCGAGTTGACCCCCTTCTCCCTTGAAGAACTCGGCCTCTCTCCCGAAGAGATCGCCCAGCTTGAGGCCGCCGCGCAGGCCGCCGCGCCCTCTGCGCCCGAGCCGCCGCCCGCCGAACCCGAGTTGACCCCCTTCTCCCTTGAAGAACTCGGCCTCTCCCCCGAAGAGATCGCCCAGCTTGAGGCCGCCGCGCAGGCCGCCGCGCCCTCTGCGCCCGAGCCGCCGCCCGCCGAACCCGAGTTGACCCCCTTCTCCCTTGAAGAACTCGGCCTCTCTCCCGAAGAGATCGCCCAGCTTGAGGCCGCCGCGCGGGGCGAGTTGCCCTCGCCGGCCACTGGCGATACGATTGTGCCCGGCTGGTCCAGGGGCGAAGAACCAGAACTGCAACCCTTCGCTCCCGACGAGCTGAGCATCAATGCCGCCGCCTCCGGCGCTGAGCTGGACCTTTCGGGTCTCAAGCCCTTCGCTCCAGAAGATTTCGGCGCCACGGTCCAGCCGTCCGCTCCAGACGAAGCGCTCCCGGAAGATATCGAACCATTCTCGTTCGAGGATCTTGACCTCGGTGACATCGAGAGCTTCGACGGGCAGACGGCCAGCCGGGAACTGGGGCTGAGCGCCGAAGAACTGGAAGGTCTTGATCTCGGCCAGTTCGAGACGATCCTGAACGAGCATTACGACACACACGCAACGCCCTCCAATCAGGGTGACGCGGCGCTCGAACGGCTGATGAGCCTGGGGCGGCGCCAGGGCTACGTGGATCTGACCGACATCATCGCCGTCGTTTCTGACCCCGAGGCGGAGGCGGATCGGATCGAGGCGATTGGCTGGGCCCTGCACCGGGCTGGCATTCAGATCCGCGATGGCGATGAGATTATTGATATGGAGGAAGTCGAAGCTGAGGGCGAATCAGAGGCCGTCGCACCGACAGCGGAAGCTGAACTCACCCCCTTTTCACTGGAGGAACTGGGCCTGTCGCCGGAGGAAATCGCCGCGCTCGGCCTGACGGAGGCAACCGCCGAGGCGGCGCCCGCCGCTCCGCCCGCCGAACCCGAGTTGACCCCCTTCTCCCTCGAAGAACTCGGCCTCTCTCCCGAAGAGATCGCCCAGCTTGAGGCCGCCAGAGCCGCCGCCGAGGCCGCGCCCGCCGCTCCGCCCGCCGAACCCGAGTTGACCCCCTTCTCCCTCGAAGAACTCGGCCTCTCTCCCGAAGAGATCGCCCAGCTTGAGGCCGCCAGAGCCGCCGCCGAGGCCGCGCCCGCCGCTCCGCCCGCCGAACCCGAGTTGACCCCCTTCTCCCTCGAAGAACTCGGCCTCTCTCCCGAAGAGATCGCCCAGCTTGAGGCCGCCAGAGCCGCCGCCGAGGCCGCGCCCGCCGCTCCGCCCGCCNNNNNNNTCGGCCTCTCTCCCGAAGAGATCGCCCAGCTTGAGGCCGCCAGAGCCGCCGCCGAGGCCGCGCCCGCCGCTCCGCCCGCCACTGAAGAGGAGGCAGATCTGTTCGACTTTGATCTGGCCGGGGCGCCACCGGTTGAAAAAGTGACCAGGCGGACCGCGCCGCGGGTCGAGGAGCCGCCGCCAGCGCTTGATCCTGCTGATGCCGCCTTCCAGCCCGAACCGCTCGACAGCCTCGACGATATCTGGCAGACCCCGCTTCCTGCCCCTCCGACCCCATCGGTCGCTCGCGAGGAACCGCCGCGGGAGGCGCCGGCCAGAGGTGAACCTATCGCCAGCTCTGTCGCCGCCCCGGCGCCGCCTGCCCGCAGCTCTGCTGCGCCGACCCCGCGCCGCGAGGGCGAGCGTCTCATCAGCCGAGGACGGGACGAAGAGCGCTTCGCCCGGCGCGAGGCGGCCAGAGTGCGCGAACCGGGGAGCAGGAGAGGCAGAGCGACGCTGACGATGCGCCTCAGCGACCTGACGCCCACCGGTGATGCAACGCTGGACGAATACCTGCGCCAGCTCGAAGGCGATCCCGAGAACAGCGGGCTGGCGCTGGCAATTGGTCGCCTCTGCGCGCAGACGAGCCGGGCCGAGGTGATGGTGATGGCCTACAGGAGCTTGATCCGCGCCGGGCGCGACCTTGACCTGCTCACGGAGGAGCTGGAGAGTCTCATTGACGTGATCAGCGATGGCGATGTACAACGGCAGATTTTCCGCCTGCTTGGCGATGCTTATGCAAAACAGGGCCGTTCTCGCGATGCCATCGCCGCCTATGGGCAGGTCTTTACGCGCTGA
- the aroF gene encoding 3-deoxy-7-phosphoheptulonate synthase has protein sequence MLVVMDAHATAEQIEVVCAEIRAMGYTPHPMPGPTRTAIGITGNRGPIEQAARLLRLPGVADLIRVTAPYKLVSREFREADTVVHVGGVPIGGPSVTVVAGPCTVESLEQTLNVARAVKAAGATILRGGAFKPRTSPYAFQGLGEAGLKILAEARSATGLPVVTEVMEAEMLPLVLEYADMLQIGARNMQNYPLLRAVGRVRRPVLLKRGFAATLQDLLLAAEYILNEGNPDVVLCERGIRTFDDSRRFTLDLGAVPLLKQLSHLPVIVDPSHASGRWDQVQPMARAAVAAGADGLIVEVHDNPAFAVCDGHQSLVPERFAAMMNEVRRIAAALDRPLTT, from the coding sequence ATGCTCGTTGTGATGGACGCCCACGCCACGGCGGAGCAGATCGAGGTGGTCTGCGCGGAGATCCGGGCGATGGGATACACGCCGCATCCCATGCCGGGCCCGACGCGCACGGCCATCGGGATCACCGGCAACCGCGGCCCGATTGAGCAGGCGGCACGGTTGCTGCGCCTGCCCGGCGTCGCCGACCTGATCCGTGTGACGGCGCCGTACAAACTGGTCAGCCGGGAGTTTCGCGAGGCCGATACGGTTGTGCACGTCGGTGGCGTACCCATCGGCGGGCCGAGTGTGACGGTCGTGGCCGGCCCGTGTACGGTTGAGAGCCTGGAGCAGACCCTGAATGTGGCACGGGCCGTCAAGGCCGCCGGGGCCACGATCCTGCGCGGCGGCGCCTTCAAGCCGCGCACCTCCCCATACGCTTTCCAGGGCCTCGGCGAGGCCGGGCTGAAGATCCTGGCCGAGGCGCGCTCCGCCACCGGCCTGCCGGTTGTCACCGAGGTAATGGAGGCGGAAATGCTTCCCCTGGTGCTGGAGTATGCGGACATGCTTCAGATCGGGGCGCGCAATATGCAGAATTATCCCCTGCTGCGGGCCGTGGGGCGCGTGCGGCGCCCGGTGTTGCTCAAGCGCGGTTTCGCCGCCACACTCCAGGATCTCCTGCTCGCCGCCGAGTACATCCTCAACGAGGGCAATCCCGATGTTGTGCTCTGCGAGCGGGGGATCCGCACCTTCGACGACTCGCGCCGCTTTACCCTCGACCTGGGCGCCGTGCCGTTGCTCAAGCAACTCTCACACCTGCCGGTGATTGTTGATCCGTCCCACGCCAGCGGCCGCTGGGATCAGGTGCAGCCGATGGCCCGCGCGGCCGTGGCTGCCGGCGCCGATGGGCTGATCGTCGAGGTGCATGATAATCCGGCCTTCGCCGTGTGCGATGGCCACCAGTCCCTGGTGCCGGAGCGCTTCGCCGCAATGATGAACGAGGTGCGCCGCATCGCCGCGGCCCTTGACCGCCCCCTTACTACGTAA